A genome region from Jeongeupia sp. HS-3 includes the following:
- a CDS encoding D-alanyl-D-alanine carboxypeptidase family protein — protein MNIRRTFALAALVTPLISMTAQAFTPPPPDIAAKAYFLSDFQSGATLAARDADTRIEPASLTKLMTAYVVFKAIKEGKLKLDQQLTVSAAGMKAGGGSGGSTMFLDPRTPATVDQLIKGMIVQSGNDACVTLAEAIAGNEEVFAQLMNREAQRLGMKNSHFSNSTGLTDPNLYTTTADLGKIAAAIIHDFPQFYPIYSMKDFTFNNIKQGNRNLLLYRDPYVDGMKTGHTSSAGYNLVASSKRDGRRVISVVVGTSSDQIRAAESSKLLNWGVQFFDTPKIYSAGQSIATVPVWKGKADSVKAGFLQDRYLTVPKGDAAKIKLEFISQQPLIAPIAKGQQIGAVKVNLDGKTIGNYPVVAIEAVQEAGVFGRAWDALRLWFKQLFA, from the coding sequence ATGAATATCCGCCGTACCTTTGCCCTCGCCGCCCTCGTCACGCCGCTGATTTCGATGACCGCCCAGGCGTTCACGCCGCCGCCGCCGGACATCGCCGCCAAGGCCTATTTCCTCTCCGACTTCCAGAGCGGTGCCACGCTGGCCGCGCGCGATGCCGACACCCGGATCGAACCGGCGTCGCTGACCAAGCTGATGACCGCCTATGTCGTCTTCAAGGCGATCAAGGAAGGCAAGCTCAAGCTCGACCAGCAGCTGACCGTCTCGGCCGCCGGGATGAAGGCCGGTGGCGGCAGCGGCGGCTCGACGATGTTCCTCGATCCGCGCACCCCGGCCACGGTCGACCAGCTGATCAAGGGCATGATCGTCCAGTCCGGCAACGACGCCTGCGTAACGCTGGCCGAAGCCATCGCCGGCAACGAGGAAGTCTTCGCCCAGCTGATGAACCGCGAGGCGCAGCGCCTTGGCATGAAGAACAGCCACTTCTCCAATTCGACCGGCCTGACCGATCCGAACCTGTACACGACCACGGCCGATCTGGGCAAGATTGCGGCGGCGATCATTCACGACTTCCCGCAGTTCTACCCGATCTACTCGATGAAGGACTTCACCTTCAACAACATCAAGCAGGGCAACCGCAACCTGCTGCTGTACCGCGACCCCTACGTCGACGGCATGAAGACCGGCCACACCTCGTCCGCCGGCTACAACCTGGTCGCATCGAGCAAGCGTGACGGCCGCCGGGTGATCTCGGTTGTCGTCGGCACCAGCAGCGACCAGATCCGCGCGGCCGAATCGTCCAAGCTCCTGAACTGGGGCGTGCAGTTCTTTGATACGCCGAAGATCTACTCGGCCGGCCAGAGCATCGCCACCGTGCCGGTATGGAAAGGCAAGGCTGACAGCGTCAAGGCCGGTTTCCTCCAAGACCGCTACCTGACGGTACCGAAGGGCGACGCCGCCAAGATCAAGCTCGAATTCATCAGCCAGCAACCACTGATCGCACCGATTGCCAAGGGCCAGCAGATCGGCGCAGTCAAGGTCAACCTTGATGGCAAGACCATCGGCAATTATCCGGTAGTGGCGATCGAAGCGGTGCAAGAGGCCGGCGTCTTCGGCCGCGCCTGGGATGCACTCCGGTTGTGGTTCAAACAGCTTTTTGCCTGA
- a CDS encoding D-amino acid aminotransferase — protein sequence MNIPDLTAYLNGNFAPLATLSVPVLDRGFLFGDGVYEMIPVYNRKPFRLDQHLERLAASLAAVRIANPHTPGEWRNIVETLVLRQPFDDQSVYLQVTRGAAYPRNHAFPAGTTPTVFMLADPLTPPPASLVASGIAAISQADVRWLRCNIKAISLLANVLAKQAAVDADVAETILFRDGLLIEGSASNVFVVKNGVILAPPPSHLMLTGITYDLVLELAARHGMACEVREVSEAETRNADELWLTSSGKEVLAIVALDGAPVGNGAPGPIYKTMYQHYQAFKAGVMRTGKDTA from the coding sequence ATGAACATTCCCGACCTGACCGCCTACCTGAACGGCAACTTCGCGCCACTGGCGACGCTGAGCGTGCCGGTGCTCGACCGTGGCTTTCTGTTCGGCGACGGCGTCTACGAAATGATCCCGGTCTACAACCGCAAGCCGTTCCGGCTGGATCAGCATCTGGAACGCCTCGCCGCCAGCCTGGCCGCGGTACGGATTGCCAACCCGCATACGCCGGGCGAATGGCGGAACATCGTCGAAACACTGGTGTTGCGCCAGCCTTTTGACGATCAGTCGGTTTATCTCCAGGTCACGCGCGGCGCCGCGTATCCGCGCAACCACGCCTTCCCGGCCGGCACAACGCCAACGGTGTTCATGCTCGCCGACCCGTTGACGCCGCCGCCGGCCTCGCTGGTTGCCAGCGGTATCGCAGCGATCAGTCAGGCCGATGTGCGCTGGCTGCGCTGCAATATCAAAGCGATTTCGCTGCTCGCCAACGTGCTCGCCAAACAGGCGGCTGTTGACGCCGATGTCGCCGAGACCATCCTGTTCCGCGATGGCCTGCTCATTGAAGGTTCGGCCAGCAATGTGTTCGTCGTTAAAAACGGCGTCATCCTCGCGCCGCCGCCGTCGCATCTGATGCTCACCGGCATCACCTACGATCTGGTGCTCGAACTGGCCGCCCGGCATGGCATGGCCTGCGAAGTGCGCGAAGTCAGCGAGGCCGAAACCCGCAACGCCGATGAGTTGTGGCTGACCTCCAGCGGCAAGGAAGTGCTGGCCATCGTCGCGCTCGATGGCGCCCCGGTTGGAAATGGCGCGCCCGGCCCCATCTATAAAACCATGTATCAGCATTATCAGGCGTTCAAAGCCGGGGTAATGCGCACAGGCAAGGACACAGCATGA
- a CDS encoding YbeD family protein — MNQNNPPPPLEELVEFPAKLPIKAISHKQVSQDEFHAALFALSQAHVPGVTAEVLTIRASAAGNYFAATLMITFESADQVRALDAALRAHPLVRMVM; from the coding sequence ATGAACCAGAACAACCCACCGCCACCGCTCGAAGAACTCGTCGAGTTCCCGGCCAAACTGCCGATCAAGGCCATCAGCCACAAGCAAGTCAGTCAGGACGAGTTCCACGCGGCACTGTTCGCGCTCTCGCAAGCGCATGTGCCCGGCGTCACCGCCGAGGTACTGACGATCCGCGCCAGCGCCGCCGGCAACTATTTTGCCGCAACGCTGATGATTACCTTTGAGAGCGCCGATCAAGTGCGCGCGCTCGACGCCGCGCTACGCGCGCATCCGCTGGTGCGGATGGTGATGTGA
- the lipB gene encoding lipoyl(octanoyl) transferase LipB translates to MQAFTDARTPETSDEIWLLEHPPVFTLGQAGKPEHILQRGEIPIVKIDRGGQVTYHGPGQLIAYTLLDLRRLGFGVRELVRRLENSVIALLADYDIDAYGKVDAPGVYVRDELGEAKIAALGLRIRNGCCFHGLSFNVNMDLAPFAMINPCGYEGLRVAQLSDFGIAETPATLAGKMADKILQQIN, encoded by the coding sequence ATGCAGGCGTTTACCGACGCCCGCACGCCCGAAACGAGCGACGAAATCTGGCTGCTCGAACACCCGCCAGTATTCACGCTCGGCCAGGCCGGCAAACCCGAACATATCCTGCAGCGCGGCGAGATTCCGATCGTCAAGATCGATCGCGGCGGCCAGGTCACCTATCACGGCCCCGGCCAGCTGATCGCCTATACGCTGCTGGATCTGCGCCGGCTCGGCTTTGGCGTGCGCGAACTGGTGCGGCGGCTGGAGAACAGCGTCATCGCCCTGCTCGCCGATTACGATATCGACGCCTACGGCAAGGTCGATGCACCGGGTGTCTACGTGCGTGACGAACTCGGTGAAGCCAAGATCGCCGCGCTCGGCCTGCGCATCCGCAACGGCTGCTGCTTTCACGGCCTGTCGTTCAATGTGAACATGGATCTCGCACCGTTCGCGATGATCAATCCCTGCGGTTATGAGGGCCTGCGCGTCGCGCAGCTGAGCGATTTCGGCATCGCTGAGACACCGGCGACGTTAGCCGGTAAAATGGCCGACAAAATCCTGCAACAAATCAATTGA
- the lipA gene encoding lipoyl synthase: MTQDTKNAPVSAGTKLKGEAKTARIPIKVVQLESKLKKPDWIRVQAPSLNGRFGEIKQILREQKLHTVCEEASCPNIGECFGKGTATFMIMGDICTRRCPFCDVGHGRPNPLDVNEPVHLAETIAALKLKYVVITSVDRDDLRDGGAQHFVDCISLTREKSPGTQIEVLVPDFRGRLDVALELFGKALPDVMNHNLETAPRLYKQARPGSDYLHSLKLLKDCKAMYPDVKTKSGIMVGLGETDEEVVQVMHDMRAHDIDMITIGQYLQPSNGHLPVLRYVHPDQFKAWETLAYELGFKHAAVGAMVRSSYHADQQAHGAGL; encoded by the coding sequence ATGACCCAAGACACCAAGAACGCCCCCGTTTCCGCCGGCACCAAACTGAAGGGCGAAGCCAAAACCGCCCGGATTCCGATCAAGGTGGTCCAGCTTGAAAGCAAGCTGAAAAAGCCCGACTGGATACGCGTGCAGGCGCCGAGCCTCAATGGCCGCTTTGGCGAGATCAAACAGATCTTGCGCGAGCAAAAGCTGCACACGGTATGCGAAGAAGCGTCCTGTCCCAATATCGGCGAGTGCTTCGGCAAGGGCACGGCGACGTTCATGATCATGGGCGACATCTGCACCCGGCGTTGCCCGTTCTGCGACGTCGGCCACGGCCGGCCGAACCCGCTCGACGTCAACGAACCGGTGCATCTGGCCGAGACCATTGCCGCACTCAAGCTCAAGTACGTGGTGATCACCTCGGTCGACCGCGACGACCTGCGCGACGGTGGCGCCCAGCATTTCGTCGACTGCATCAGCCTGACGCGCGAAAAGAGCCCGGGCACGCAGATCGAAGTGCTGGTACCCGACTTCCGCGGCCGCCTCGACGTGGCGCTGGAGCTGTTCGGCAAGGCGCTGCCCGACGTGATGAACCACAATCTCGAAACCGCGCCGCGCCTGTACAAGCAGGCTCGGCCGGGTTCGGACTATCTGCATTCGCTCAAGCTCTTGAAAGACTGCAAGGCGATGTACCCGGATGTGAAAACCAAATCCGGCATCATGGTCGGCCTCGGCGAAACCGACGAAGAAGTCGTCCAGGTGATGCACGACATGCGCGCGCACGACATCGACATGATCACCATCGGCCAGTATCTGCAGCCGTCGAACGGCCACCTGCCGGTGCTGCGCTATGTGCACCCGGATCAGTTCAAGGCATGGGAAACGCTGGCCTACGAGCTCGGTTTCAAGCACGCCGCGGTCGGCGCCATGGTGCGGTCGAGCTATCATGCAGATCAGCAGGCGCACGGCGCCGGACTCTGA
- a CDS encoding acyl-CoA thioesterase: protein MTDLPRHQLTMTVLMTPDMANFSGNVHGGALLKLMDEAAYACASRFAGAYCVTLSVDQVTFKQPVHVGELVTFLASVNYTGRTSMEIGISVIAEDIRAQTVRHTNSCYFTMVALGDDKRPVDIPAHAPSGEIETRRWQEADQRRAQRLAAAKR from the coding sequence ATGACCGACCTGCCGCGCCACCAACTCACCATGACCGTCTTGATGACACCGGACATGGCCAACTTCTCCGGCAACGTCCACGGCGGCGCATTGCTCAAGCTGATGGACGAAGCCGCCTACGCCTGCGCCAGCCGCTTTGCCGGCGCCTATTGCGTGACACTGTCGGTCGATCAGGTCACTTTCAAGCAGCCGGTGCACGTCGGCGAACTGGTGACCTTTCTGGCCAGCGTCAATTACACCGGCCGTACCTCGATGGAGATCGGTATCAGCGTCATCGCCGAGGATATCCGCGCGCAGACGGTACGCCATACCAATAGCTGCTATTTCACCATGGTCGCGCTCGGCGACGACAAGCGCCCGGTCGATATTCCCGCACACGCGCCCAGCGGCGAGATCGAAACCCGCCGCTGGCAGGAAGCCGACCAGCGGCGCGCGCAGCGGCTCGCCGCAGCCAAACGCTGA
- the groL gene encoding chaperonin GroEL (60 kDa chaperone family; promotes refolding of misfolded polypeptides especially under stressful conditions; forms two stacked rings of heptamers to form a barrel-shaped 14mer; ends can be capped by GroES; misfolded proteins enter the barrel where they are refolded when GroES binds), translated as MAAKEVKFGDSARAKMVNGVNILADAVKVTLGPKGRNVVLERSFGAPTITKDGVSVAKEIELKDKFENMGAQLVKEVASKTSDVAGDGTTTATVLAQGIVNEGLKYVAAGFNPTDLKRGIDKAVIALVAELKKIAKPTTTSKEIAQVGSISANSDEVIGQKIAEAMDKVGKEGVITIEDGTGLEDELDVVEGMQFDRGYLSPYFINNPEKQIALLENPYVLLFDKKISNIRDLLPVLEQVAKSGRPLLIIAEDVDGEALATLVVNNIRGILKTVAVKAPGFGDRRKAMLEDIAILTGATVIAEEVGLSLEKATLEQLGQAKRIEVAKENTTIIDGAGSEEAIKARVATVRAQIEESSSDYDREKLQERVAKLAGGVAVIKVGAATEVEMKEKKARVEDALHATRAAVEEGIVAGGGVALLRARSNLGELKGLNADQDAGIKIVLKAIEAPLRQIVANAGDEPSVVVNRVVEGTGNFGYNAATGEYGDLVELGVLDPAKVTRSALQHAASIAGLLLTTDAMVAELPKDDAPAMPGGGMGGMGGMDF; from the coding sequence ATGGCTGCAAAAGAAGTCAAGTTTGGTGATTCCGCCCGTGCCAAGATGGTCAATGGCGTCAATATCCTGGCCGATGCGGTCAAGGTGACCTTGGGCCCTAAGGGTCGTAACGTGGTGCTGGAGCGCTCGTTCGGCGCGCCGACCATCACCAAGGACGGCGTGTCGGTCGCCAAGGAAATCGAACTGAAGGACAAGTTCGAAAACATGGGCGCTCAGTTGGTTAAGGAAGTGGCTTCCAAGACCAGCGATGTCGCCGGTGACGGCACCACCACGGCGACCGTGCTGGCGCAGGGCATCGTCAACGAAGGCCTGAAGTACGTGGCTGCCGGTTTCAACCCGACCGATCTGAAGCGCGGCATCGACAAGGCGGTGATCGCCCTCGTCGCCGAACTGAAGAAAATCGCCAAGCCGACGACGACCAGCAAGGAAATCGCTCAAGTCGGGTCGATCTCGGCCAACAGCGACGAAGTCATTGGCCAGAAGATCGCCGAAGCGATGGACAAGGTTGGCAAGGAAGGCGTGATCACCATCGAGGACGGCACCGGCCTCGAAGATGAACTCGACGTTGTTGAAGGCATGCAGTTCGACCGCGGTTATCTGTCGCCGTACTTCATCAACAATCCGGAAAAGCAAATCGCGCTGCTGGAAAATCCGTACGTGCTGCTGTTCGACAAGAAGATCAGCAACATCCGTGATCTGCTGCCGGTGCTGGAGCAAGTGGCCAAGTCGGGCCGTCCGCTCTTGATCATCGCCGAAGATGTCGATGGCGAAGCGCTGGCTACCCTGGTGGTCAACAACATCCGTGGCATCCTCAAGACCGTGGCCGTCAAGGCACCGGGCTTTGGCGACCGTCGCAAGGCCATGCTCGAAGACATCGCCATCCTCACCGGCGCGACCGTGATCGCCGAAGAAGTGGGCCTGTCGCTGGAAAAGGCAACGCTCGAGCAACTCGGCCAGGCCAAGCGCATCGAAGTGGCCAAAGAAAACACCACCATCATCGATGGCGCCGGTTCGGAAGAAGCGATCAAGGCACGCGTGGCCACCGTTCGTGCCCAGATCGAAGAATCGAGCAGCGATTACGACCGTGAAAAACTGCAAGAACGCGTGGCCAAGCTGGCCGGCGGCGTTGCGGTGATCAAGGTTGGCGCAGCCACCGAAGTCGAAATGAAGGAAAAGAAGGCGCGCGTTGAAGATGCTCTGCACGCAACCCGCGCTGCCGTGGAAGAAGGCATCGTGGCCGGCGGCGGTGTGGCGCTGCTGCGTGCCCGTTCCAACCTCGGCGAACTGAAGGGCCTCAACGCCGATCAGGACGCTGGTATCAAGATCGTGCTGAAGGCGATCGAAGCGCCGCTGCGCCAGATCGTTGCCAACGCAGGCGATGAGCCGTCGGTCGTGGTGAACCGCGTCGTTGAAGGTACGGGTAACTTTGGTTACAACGCCGCTACCGGCGAGTACGGCGATCTGGTCGAACTGGGCGTGCTCGATCCGGCCAAGGTCACCCGCTCGGCACTGCAACACGCCGCATCGATTGCCGGCCTGCTGCTGACCACCGATGCGATGGTTGCCGAACTGCCGAAGGATGATGCACCGGCAATGCCGGGCGGCGGCATGGGCGGCATGGGTGGCATGGACTTCTAA
- the groES gene encoding co-chaperone GroES gives MKIRPLHDRVVIKRVEAEEKTASGIVLPGNAAEKPDMGEVVAVGNGKILENGSVRPLDLAVGNKVIFGKYSGQTVKVDGEELLVMREEDVMGVVEH, from the coding sequence ATGAAAATCCGTCCTTTGCATGACCGTGTAGTCATCAAGCGCGTTGAGGCCGAAGAAAAAACTGCTTCCGGCATCGTTCTGCCGGGCAATGCCGCCGAAAAGCCGGACATGGGCGAAGTGGTCGCCGTCGGTAACGGCAAGATTCTGGAGAACGGCTCCGTTCGTCCGCTCGACCTCGCCGTCGGCAACAAGGTGATCTTCGGCAAATACAGCGGCCAAACCGTCAAGGTAGACGGTGAAGAGCTACTGGTGATGCGCGAAGAAGACGTCATGGGCGTTGTCGAGCACTAA
- a CDS encoding VOC family protein: protein MQVQPYLFFNGRCGEALAFYQSALGANVSMLMHFKDAPPDAHMDCDTAGWGDKVMHANFSIGETQLMASDGMGQNAPTTMSGCAMSIGTKDMAEGQRLFDALAAGGQVQMPYQPTFWAKGFGMLTDRFGINWMINCEV, encoded by the coding sequence ATGCAGGTTCAACCGTATTTGTTCTTCAACGGTCGTTGCGGTGAAGCGCTGGCCTTTTATCAGAGCGCGCTTGGTGCGAATGTTTCCATGCTCATGCACTTCAAGGATGCCCCTCCGGATGCGCATATGGATTGCGATACCGCCGGTTGGGGAGACAAGGTCATGCACGCCAATTTCAGCATCGGCGAAACGCAATTGATGGCGTCCGATGGCATGGGGCAGAATGCGCCGACGACGATGAGTGGTTGTGCCATGTCGATTGGCACCAAGGATATGGCCGAAGGCCAACGGCTCTTTGATGCGCTGGCCGCTGGCGGCCAAGTGCAGATGCCGTATCAGCCGACGTTCTGGGCTAAAGGTTTTGGCATGCTCACCGATCGTTTCGGGATTAACTGGATGATCAACTGCGAAGTCTGA
- a CDS encoding DoxX family protein, translating into MTLLSSLCRCYCRGEALIAKLAPLFALAARLYVAKAFFLSGLTKIRDWDTTLLLFTEEYQVPFLTPPIAAVLATGGELALPVLLVLGLFGRFAAAGLFILNAVAVISYPGLAPIQLKDHLLWGVLLAYLLIHGCGAWSFDRLWQGHCGRKPFG; encoded by the coding sequence ATGACGTTGCTCTCCAGTCTGTGCCGCTGCTACTGCCGCGGTGAAGCGCTGATCGCGAAACTGGCGCCGCTGTTTGCGCTCGCTGCCAGGTTGTATGTCGCCAAGGCATTTTTCCTGTCGGGACTAACCAAGATCCGCGATTGGGATACCACCTTGCTGCTGTTTACCGAGGAATACCAGGTGCCGTTTCTCACGCCGCCCATCGCCGCTGTCTTGGCCACCGGCGGCGAGCTGGCCTTGCCGGTGCTGCTGGTACTGGGCCTGTTTGGCCGCTTTGCCGCCGCCGGTCTGTTCATCCTTAACGCCGTCGCGGTGATCTCCTATCCGGGGCTGGCACCGATCCAGCTCAAGGATCATCTGTTGTGGGGTGTGTTGCTGGCTTATCTGCTGATTCACGGCTGCGGTGCATGGTCGTTTGACCGGCTCTGGCAAGGCCACTGCGGGCGCAAACCGTTTGGATAG
- a CDS encoding DNA-binding domain-containing protein, whose protein sequence is MLSYADILADFAAALVDDDHEPACLSVATRAHIGVYRSNTRLNRINALENAFPTVAALVGSVWFRAMAHAYVLAVPAPSANLHDDGETLGDFLAGFVPAAGLPYLADVARLDWTRHCGWHAIDAESVAPDRLAQLDPGAFAAARLRFHPAVSLCISRDWPIADIAAMHEGGAVADLATGGQAVLVWRDGWHALSPDEAGWLAALMAGETLGTALGLAATDPEPLLALLFARALVCTLEEVPV, encoded by the coding sequence ATGCTGAGCTATGCCGACATACTCGCTGATTTTGCCGCCGCACTCGTCGACGATGATCATGAGCCGGCCTGCCTCAGCGTAGCGACGCGCGCCCATATCGGCGTGTACCGCAGCAACACCCGGCTGAACCGCATCAATGCGCTGGAAAACGCCTTTCCAACCGTTGCCGCGCTGGTCGGCAGCGTTTGGTTCCGCGCAATGGCGCATGCCTATGTACTGGCCGTGCCGGCGCCATCGGCCAATTTGCACGACGATGGCGAAACGCTGGGCGATTTTCTTGCCGGCTTCGTCCCGGCGGCCGGATTGCCTTACCTTGCCGATGTCGCCCGGCTTGACTGGACACGCCATTGCGGCTGGCACGCCATCGATGCCGAGTCGGTCGCGCCTGACAGGCTGGCGCAGCTTGACCCCGGTGCATTTGCCGCCGCGCGGCTGCGGTTTCATCCGGCCGTCTCGCTGTGCATCTCCCGTGACTGGCCGATTGCCGATATCGCCGCGATGCATGAAGGGGGGGCGGTGGCTGATCTGGCCACGGGAGGGCAGGCGGTGCTGGTGTGGCGGGATGGCTGGCATGCGCTCAGTCCCGATGAAGCCGGCTGGCTGGCGGCGCTGATGGCCGGCGAAACGCTCGGCACTGCGCTGGGTTTGGCCGCAACCGACCCTGAGCCACTGCTGGCGCTCCTGTTTGCTCGGGCCCTGGTGTGTACGCTTGAGGAGGTTCCGGTATGA
- a CDS encoding DUF692 family multinuclear iron-containing protein: MSTSLLPPAAGLGLRSPHLAEVLATRPDVAWWEVHSENYFGGGQPIAMLEAVRADYPLSLHGVGLGLGSAAALDIGHLARLKALIERVEPALVSEHLCWNRVPGRFFNDLLPVPRIAGALGLLTERIDQIQTTLGRRILIENVSSYIAFDNEAFSEAELLAALVARSGCGVLLDVNNLHVNALNLGVDPLAEIARIPLGCVGEIHVAGFEVCDGIAIDTHGAAVAEPVWRLLDAALTRFGPLPVLLERDTNLPPLAELLAEYRRLVDRVAHCEPQPC; this comes from the coding sequence ATGAGCACTTCACTCCTTCCGCCCGCTGCCGGGCTCGGCCTGCGTTCGCCGCATCTGGCCGAGGTGCTGGCCACGCGCCCCGATGTCGCCTGGTGGGAGGTGCACAGCGAAAACTACTTCGGCGGCGGCCAGCCGATTGCGATGCTCGAGGCGGTACGTGCCGATTACCCGCTCAGCCTGCACGGCGTCGGGCTGGGTCTTGGCAGTGCCGCAGCGCTGGATATCGGCCATCTGGCGCGACTCAAGGCGCTGATCGAACGTGTCGAGCCCGCGCTGGTGTCCGAACACCTGTGCTGGAACCGGGTGCCGGGTCGCTTTTTCAACGATTTGCTACCGGTACCGCGTATCGCCGGGGCACTTGGGCTGCTGACCGAGCGCATCGACCAGATCCAGACCACGCTGGGGCGGCGCATCCTGATCGAAAACGTATCGAGTTACATCGCTTTCGATAACGAGGCGTTCAGCGAGGCCGAACTGCTTGCGGCGCTGGTGGCCCGCAGTGGATGCGGCGTGCTGCTCGACGTCAATAATCTCCACGTCAACGCCCTGAACCTTGGCGTCGATCCGCTGGCGGAAATCGCCCGGATTCCGCTGGGCTGCGTTGGCGAAATCCACGTCGCCGGTTTTGAAGTCTGCGACGGCATCGCGATCGATACCCACGGCGCGGCAGTGGCCGAGCCCGTGTGGCGCTTGCTCGACGCCGCGCTGACGCGCTTCGGGCCGCTGCCGGTGCTGCTGGAGCGCGATACGAACCTGCCGCCGCTGGCCGAGCTGCTCGCCGAATACCGCCGGCTTGTCGACCGGGTCGCGCATTGCGAGCCGCAGCCATGCTGA
- a CDS encoding DUF2282 domain-containing protein has translation MERKQLLAASALAAVLGATMSAPATAAEKEKCYGVAKAGQNDCKGNDHSCAGQASKDMDKGEWKFVPAGTCAKMGGAMKPM, from the coding sequence ATGGAAAGGAAACAACTGCTGGCCGCTTCGGCACTTGCCGCGGTGCTGGGGGCGACGATGTCGGCACCGGCCACCGCCGCGGAGAAGGAAAAGTGTTATGGCGTCGCCAAGGCTGGCCAGAACGACTGCAAGGGCAATGATCATTCCTGCGCCGGGCAGGCCAGCAAGGACATGGATAAAGGCGAGTGGAAGTTCGTCCCCGCTGGCACCTGCGCCAAGATGGGCGGTGCGATGAAGCCCATGTGA
- a CDS encoding adenosylmethionine--8-amino-7-oxononanoate transaminase — protein MPNSDLLARSLAAVWHPCTQMKRHEALPLIPIARGDGVWLIDADGRRYLDAVSSWWVNLFGHGEPRIKAAIKAQLDTLEHVMLAGFTHEPVVRLSERLGQLSGLGHAFYGSDGASAVEIALKMAAHYWRNLGHPAKHRFVYLEGSYHGETAGALAVTDVAVFREAYAPLIGQHFVTPSPDARHAQPGESADEVAERAAARLEHLLARHHGEIAALIIEPLIQGAAGMAMYSPRYLQLARAACDRHQVLMIADEIAVGFGRSGEMFACQGAGVQPDLICLSKGITGGFLPLACVLCSDTVYTAFYHDDVARGFLHSHSYTGNPLACAAANAVLDIFEADDVIASNRAKAERWDALFAPLQAHPNVVHFRRTGMVWAFDVIDAGAGFAQRYFAAALAQDLLVRPIGNTVYFMPPYVLNDDEAALLADGALQALDAALATGDTDHDLSLA, from the coding sequence ATGCCAAACTCCGACCTGCTCGCCCGCAGCCTTGCCGCCGTTTGGCATCCGTGCACCCAGATGAAACGCCACGAAGCACTGCCGCTGATCCCGATCGCACGCGGCGATGGCGTCTGGCTGATCGATGCCGACGGCAGGCGCTATCTCGATGCGGTATCGAGCTGGTGGGTCAATCTGTTCGGCCACGGCGAGCCACGCATCAAGGCGGCGATCAAGGCCCAGCTCGATACGCTTGAACATGTGATGCTGGCCGGTTTCACCCACGAACCGGTCGTGCGCCTGTCCGAACGGCTCGGCCAGCTCTCCGGGCTTGGCCATGCCTTCTATGGTTCCGACGGCGCCTCGGCGGTCGAGATCGCGCTGAAAATGGCCGCGCATTATTGGCGTAACCTCGGCCACCCGGCCAAGCATCGATTCGTTTATCTCGAGGGCAGTTATCACGGCGAAACCGCCGGTGCACTGGCGGTGACCGATGTCGCGGTGTTTCGCGAAGCCTATGCGCCGCTGATCGGCCAGCACTTCGTCACCCCGAGCCCCGATGCGCGTCATGCCCAGCCCGGCGAAAGCGCCGACGAGGTCGCCGAACGTGCGGCAGCGCGGCTGGAACACCTGCTGGCGCGGCATCACGGCGAAATCGCCGCGCTGATTATCGAACCGCTGATTCAGGGCGCCGCCGGCATGGCGATGTATTCGCCGCGCTACCTGCAACTGGCGCGCGCCGCCTGCGATCGCCATCAGGTACTGATGATCGCCGACGAAATCGCCGTCGGTTTTGGCCGCAGCGGCGAGATGTTCGCCTGTCAGGGCGCCGGCGTTCAGCCCGACCTGATCTGCCTGTCCAAGGGCATTACCGGCGGCTTCCTGCCGCTCGCCTGCGTGCTGTGCAGCGATACCGTCTACACGGCCTTCTATCACGATGATGTCGCGCGCGGCTTTCTGCACTCGCACTCGTACACCGGCAACCCGCTCGCCTGCGCCGCCGCCAACGCGGTGCTGGATATTTTCGAGGCCGACGACGTCATCGCCAGCAACCGCGCCAAGGCCGAGCGCTGGGACGCGCTGTTCGCGCCGCTGCAGGCACACCCGAATGTCGTCCACTTCCGCCGCACCGGCATGGTCTGGGCCTTCGACGTGATCGATGCCGGCGCGGGTTTCGCGCAGCGCTACTTTGCCGCCGCGCTGGCGCAAGACCTGCTGGTTCGGCCCATCGGCAATACCGTTTACTTCATGCCGCCCTATGTGCTGAACGACGATGAAGCGGCCTTGCTCGCAGATGGCGCGTTGCAGGCGCTGGATGCCGCGCTCGCCACCGGCGACACCGATCACGATCTGTCACTGGCCTGA